The following proteins come from a genomic window of Pseudomonas sp. Z8(2022):
- the cmk gene encoding (d)CMP kinase yields the protein MSAPVIAVDGPSGSGKGTLCALLARQLGWNLLDSGALYRLLAFAAGNHGIDLTNEEALKQLAAHLDVQFIDKRIILEGEEVTDAIRNEQVGAGASMVASLPAVRDALLQRQRAFREMPGLVADGRDMGTVVFSDAPLKIFLTASAEERARRRYLQLKAKGDDVNLASLLDEIRARDERDTQRAVAPLKPAADAILLDSTELSIEQVLERILREVAERDLAG from the coding sequence ATGAGCGCCCCGGTGATCGCCGTCGATGGGCCGAGCGGGTCCGGCAAGGGCACGCTTTGCGCGCTGCTGGCCAGGCAGCTCGGCTGGAATCTGCTCGATTCCGGCGCGCTCTATCGCCTGTTGGCCTTCGCGGCCGGCAATCACGGTATCGACCTGACCAACGAAGAGGCGCTCAAGCAACTGGCTGCGCATCTGGATGTGCAGTTCATCGACAAGCGCATCATCCTCGAAGGTGAGGAGGTGACCGACGCCATTCGTAACGAACAGGTGGGGGCGGGGGCTTCGATGGTGGCTTCGCTGCCGGCCGTACGTGATGCGCTGCTGCAGCGGCAGCGGGCGTTTCGGGAAATGCCGGGCCTGGTGGCTGATGGTCGCGATATGGGCACCGTGGTGTTCAGCGATGCGCCGCTGAAGATTTTTCTCACCGCCAGCGCCGAGGAGCGTGCTCGTCGGCGTTACCTGCAGTTGAAGGCCAAGGGAGATGATGTTAATCTCGCGAGTCTTCTCGACGAGATTCGGGCGCGCGATGAGCGTGATACCCAGCGCGCAGTGGCTCCACTCAAGCCGGCAGCCGACGCGATCCTGCTGGACTCCACCGAGCTTTCCATCGAGCAAGTGCTGGAACGAATTCTGCGCGAGGTCGCTGAACGCGATCTCGCCGGTTAA